One window from the genome of Streptomyces sp. NBC_00708 encodes:
- a CDS encoding urease subunit beta encodes MTFRQQYLYGDGPIELNAGRRTLKVTVSNTGDRAVQIGSHYHFFEVNSALSFDREATLGMHLNIAAGTSVRFEPGGTREVELCAYAGTGRLTGFSGLLNGSLASHPARVEAVRKAIERGFQGAQNKPAGSGSKAQSKGAGKDGAKGSKAAKDKKKGSR; translated from the coding sequence ATGACGTTCCGTCAGCAGTATCTGTACGGCGACGGCCCCATCGAACTCAACGCGGGCCGCCGCACGCTCAAGGTCACCGTGAGCAACACCGGCGACCGGGCGGTGCAGATCGGGTCGCACTACCACTTCTTCGAGGTGAACTCGGCGCTCTCCTTCGACCGCGAGGCGACGCTCGGCATGCACCTCAACATCGCCGCCGGCACCTCCGTACGGTTCGAGCCCGGCGGAACGCGCGAGGTCGAGCTGTGCGCGTACGCCGGAACCGGACGGCTCACCGGCTTCAGCGGGCTGCTCAACGGCAGCCTCGCCTCCCACCCCGCACGCGTCGAAGCCGTCCGCAAGGCCATCGAACGCGGCTTCCAGGGGGCGCAGAACAAGCCCGCCGGGTCCGGATCCAAAGCGCAGTCCAAGGGCGCCGGCAAGGACGGGGCCAAGGGTTCCAAGGCCGCCAAGGACAAGAAGAAGGGTTCGCGCTGA